A single region of the Gemmatimonas sp. UBA7669 genome encodes:
- a CDS encoding ABC-F family ATP-binding cassette domain-containing protein, translating to MTLISCSNIGISFGATELLKDITFTVAEGERWGIIGRNGAGKTSIFGVITGDRQPTTGSVARKPGMRHALLDQHRAFEGATTVWEAGAAAWREVIALEQRIAEQAMQLGELGDKVTDAMLEQFGRDQERFADLGGYIYHSRVDAVLQGLGFDAEESKTRLVSTLSGGERGRVGLAAQLIAPADLLMLDEPTNHLDLETIAWLQDWLKECDETVLVVSHDRAFLDAICTNILHIEAKSCESYKGNYSQFVPQRAERRLTRERELEKQRAYVKKEEEYIRRNIAGVNSFQAKGKRKRLERLPRLAPPPGDPAAMSLEFKVAERGGDQVIDIKDLRVEVPGRVLVEDFTAVLRRNDFVALVGPNGAGKSSFIASIMGDRAPSGGQARVGSSITPAYFRQDLSDLPLNLSMFDAIQAQRPLWSRGSVQNHLGAFGFSGEEVFREIRTLSGGERARMAMALMTLSGANLLVLDEPTNHLDVENIEVLEDALEEYEGTVLIVSHDRAFLREVATRVWWFDGPKLKDFDGPFADWEETVERKRLAVR from the coding sequence GTGACCCTCATCTCCTGCTCCAACATCGGCATTTCCTTCGGCGCCACCGAGCTGCTCAAGGACATCACTTTCACCGTGGCCGAAGGCGAACGCTGGGGCATCATCGGGCGCAACGGGGCGGGCAAGACGTCCATCTTTGGCGTCATCACGGGTGACCGGCAGCCCACCACCGGCAGTGTGGCGCGCAAGCCCGGCATGCGACACGCCCTGCTCGACCAGCACCGCGCGTTCGAGGGGGCGACCACGGTCTGGGAGGCGGGAGCCGCCGCGTGGCGTGAGGTCATCGCGCTCGAGCAGCGCATCGCTGAGCAGGCCATGCAGCTGGGTGAGCTGGGTGACAAGGTCACGGACGCCATGCTGGAGCAGTTCGGCCGCGACCAGGAGCGCTTTGCCGATCTGGGCGGCTACATCTACCACTCGCGCGTGGACGCGGTGCTGCAGGGTCTTGGTTTCGATGCCGAGGAATCGAAGACGCGTCTCGTGTCCACGCTGTCCGGTGGAGAACGCGGGCGTGTGGGTCTGGCGGCGCAGCTCATTGCGCCAGCCGACCTGCTGATGCTCGACGAGCCCACCAACCATCTCGATCTCGAGACCATTGCGTGGTTGCAGGACTGGCTCAAGGAGTGCGATGAAACGGTGCTGGTGGTGTCACACGACCGTGCGTTTCTCGATGCCATCTGCACGAACATTCTGCACATCGAGGCCAAGTCCTGCGAGTCGTATAAAGGCAACTACAGCCAGTTCGTACCGCAGCGTGCCGAACGTCGCCTCACGCGTGAGCGCGAGCTCGAGAAGCAGCGTGCGTATGTGAAGAAGGAAGAGGAGTATATCCGTCGCAACATCGCCGGTGTGAACTCCTTTCAGGCCAAGGGCAAGCGCAAGCGTCTCGAGCGCCTGCCGCGTTTGGCGCCGCCTCCCGGTGATCCGGCGGCCATGTCGCTCGAGTTCAAGGTGGCCGAGCGCGGCGGTGATCAGGTCATCGACATCAAGGACCTGCGCGTGGAAGTCCCCGGCCGGGTGCTGGTGGAGGACTTCACGGCGGTGCTGCGCCGCAACGACTTCGTGGCGCTGGTCGGTCCGAACGGCGCCGGCAAGTCCTCGTTCATTGCGAGCATCATGGGAGACCGCGCGCCCTCTGGCGGTCAGGCGCGTGTCGGTAGTTCCATCACGCCGGCATACTTCCGTCAGGACCTGAGCGACCTGCCGCTCAACCTGTCCATGTTCGACGCCATCCAGGCGCAGCGTCCGCTCTGGAGCCGCGGGTCGGTGCAGAATCACCTGGGGGCTTTCGGCTTCAGTGGCGAAGAAGTGTTCCGCGAGATCCGCACGCTGAGCGGTGGCGAACGCGCCCGCATGGCCATGGCGCTCATGACGCTGTCCGGCGCAAACCTGCTCGTACTGGACGAGCCCACGAATCACCTCGATGTCGAGAACATCGAGGTACTCGAGGACGCGCTGGAGGAGTACGAAGGCACGGTGCTGATCGTGAGCCACGACCGTGCGTTCCTGCGCGAGGTGGCCACGCGCGTTTGGTGGTTCGACGGTCCGAAGCTCAAGGACTTCGACGGGCCATTTGCGGACTGGGAAGAGACGGTGGAGCGGAAGCGGCTGGCGGTGCGCTGA
- a CDS encoding ArsR/SmtB family transcription factor encodes MARAAVADAVFAALSNPTRRKVLERLSVGPATVSELAEPFDMQLPSFVQHLSVLERSRLVTSNKQGRIRTYELTPERLKLAEDWLSARRAVWESRLDRFEQHVHHLKTREATP; translated from the coding sequence ATGGCCCGAGCTGCAGTTGCCGATGCGGTGTTTGCCGCACTCTCCAATCCGACCCGACGCAAGGTGCTCGAACGACTGTCGGTCGGTCCGGCCACCGTCAGCGAACTGGCGGAACCCTTCGACATGCAACTGCCGTCCTTTGTTCAGCATCTCTCGGTGCTGGAGCGAAGTCGTCTGGTGACGTCGAACAAGCAGGGGCGCATTCGCACCTACGAGCTTACGCCAGAACGGCTCAAGCTGGCAGAAGACTGGCTCAGCGCACGCCGCGCGGTGTGGGAGTCCCGACTCGATCGATTCGAGCAGCACGTCCACCACCTCAAGACCAGAGAGGCGACACCGTGA
- a CDS encoding SGNH/GDSL hydrolase family protein gives MFRRLLFALVALVLPAAPVLAQPLYSDVFFFGTSALDTGNWLLDDDLKNHPAAPTADKGYYDGRWQSGPAFSDYLAQALGHDAMPSLAGGQNYAYGFGWVGPLAGEAAPTPGTLRAQTALYFSSQVTSALTDYSSVLPSDALYVINIGSNDFDFFGRTTAQAGVVAGAAVSQIQRLVNAGATNFLVQTLGGAVDPFLAYNAALLGGLSSISGITLTVLDTRVFNQTVLLAPGYLAGLGITSFGSCNTDAACLEAAIAATTAGDPYLDSPYLLFDTVHRNPKVSQAMARYAVAQLPVQVPEPASASLLVVSALGLGLVGWRQRRH, from the coding sequence ATGTTTCGCCGACTGTTGTTCGCTCTGGTTGCGCTGGTATTGCCCGCTGCGCCGGTGCTCGCCCAGCCGCTCTACTCTGACGTGTTCTTCTTCGGGACCAGTGCACTCGACACCGGCAATTGGCTGTTGGACGATGATCTGAAGAACCACCCCGCAGCGCCGACCGCAGACAAGGGTTACTACGACGGGCGCTGGCAGTCTGGACCGGCGTTCTCCGACTATCTGGCCCAGGCGCTCGGCCACGACGCCATGCCTTCGCTGGCCGGAGGTCAGAACTACGCCTATGGCTTCGGTTGGGTGGGCCCACTCGCTGGGGAAGCGGCTCCAACTCCAGGCACACTACGGGCGCAGACCGCGCTCTATTTCAGCTCGCAGGTGACGTCGGCGCTCACCGACTACAGCAGTGTGCTGCCGTCCGATGCCTTGTACGTCATCAACATCGGATCCAACGATTTCGATTTCTTCGGCCGCACCACCGCGCAGGCCGGCGTCGTGGCCGGCGCCGCGGTGTCACAGATCCAGCGCCTGGTCAATGCGGGCGCCACCAACTTTCTGGTGCAAACACTGGGTGGCGCCGTCGACCCGTTTCTCGCCTACAACGCGGCCCTGCTTGGCGGCCTGTCGAGCATCAGCGGCATCACACTGACGGTACTCGACACCCGCGTGTTCAATCAAACGGTGCTGCTGGCCCCCGGGTATCTGGCCGGGCTGGGTATCACGAGCTTTGGCAGCTGTAATACCGACGCCGCCTGCCTCGAAGCAGCCATTGCCGCCACCACGGCGGGCGACCCCTATCTGGACAGTCCCTACCTGTTGTTCGACACCGTGCACCGCAATCCGAAAGTCTCGCAGGCCATGGCCCGTTATGCAGTGGCGCAGTTGCCGGTCCAGGTTCCCGAGCCGGCCAGCGCGTCGCTTCTGGTTGTGTCGGCGCTCGGGCTCGGTCTCGTGGGGTGGCGGCAGCGGAGGCATTAG
- a CDS encoding helix-turn-helix domain-containing protein, with amino-acid sequence MMDIGEVARHTGLRASALRHYESLGLIRSASRHGLRRQFADDVLDRLAFIALGQSVGLSLDEIGQMLGADGTLSVDRSLLRARADEFSRQIRRLTAMRDGLRHAADCRAQHHLACPTFQRLIRGVRQRTSRSPSATSGRTRPVTRD; translated from the coding sequence ATGATGGACATCGGCGAAGTGGCCCGCCACACGGGTCTGCGCGCCTCGGCCTTGCGCCACTACGAATCCCTGGGCCTCATTCGGTCCGCCTCACGCCACGGACTGCGCCGGCAGTTTGCCGACGATGTGCTGGATCGATTGGCATTCATCGCGCTTGGACAATCGGTCGGCCTTTCGCTCGACGAGATCGGCCAGATGCTGGGGGCCGACGGCACGCTGTCTGTTGACCGATCGTTGCTGCGCGCGCGCGCCGACGAGTTCTCACGGCAGATCCGGCGGTTGACGGCCATGCGCGACGGCCTGCGACACGCTGCAGACTGTCGCGCACAGCATCATCTGGCCTGCCCGACGTTTCAGCGACTGATTCGCGGCGTCAGGCAACGCACATCCAGATCGCCCAGTGCAACATCTGGGCGCACGCGGCCCGTTACCCGCGATTGA
- a CDS encoding SRPBCC domain-containing protein produces the protein MSAPQSPTASTTFAFDPKRDFAIERFIDAPIALVWEALTKPEHVAEWYMPKAWGRVAYAEMDLRPGGAFRVDIAVGDGAAFPNLGCFLDVVPQQRLAWTSMLFPGYRPAVFDDIPITAIVTMEAVGRGTRYIFTALHRSEADCEANRTSGFYQGTEMAVDQLVNHVLVLNRG, from the coding sequence GTGAGCGCGCCACAGAGCCCCACAGCGAGTACCACGTTTGCGTTCGACCCCAAGCGGGACTTCGCGATCGAGCGCTTCATCGATGCGCCCATTGCGCTCGTATGGGAAGCGCTGACGAAGCCGGAGCATGTCGCCGAATGGTACATGCCCAAAGCGTGGGGGCGGGTGGCGTACGCCGAGATGGATCTGCGACCAGGGGGCGCCTTTCGCGTCGACATTGCCGTAGGGGACGGCGCAGCGTTCCCCAACCTTGGTTGCTTTCTGGACGTCGTGCCGCAGCAACGGCTCGCCTGGACCTCCATGCTGTTTCCCGGTTATCGCCCGGCGGTGTTTGATGACATCCCCATCACCGCCATTGTTACCATGGAGGCTGTCGGACGCGGCACCCGCTACATCTTCACGGCCCTGCATCGCAGCGAAGCCGATTGCGAAGCCAACAGGACCTCAGGCTTCTACCAGGGGACGGAGATGGCGGTGGACCAGTTGGTGAATCACGTGCTGGTGCTCAATCGCGGGTAA